A single window of Archangium gephyra DNA harbors:
- a CDS encoding phosphotransferase family protein — protein sequence MSTPEWLDRTRTVRPGEELDAAWLEKYLAEKVPGLTGPLVVEQFPGGHSNLTYLLRMGGKELVLRRPPFGAKAIKAGHDMGREYRILSGLLPVYPKVPRPLVFLGENESPMGVSFYVMERVSGVILRAKPPKGLELTPELMRKLSENFVDNLVELHAVDWRAAGLGELGKPEGYLGRQVAGWTERYGKARTDDLPEMEQVAKWLAGNLPAELAPTLIHNDYKYDNLVLDPDRLPSIRAVLDWEMATIGDPLSDLGMALAYWAEASDPEERRALPFGPTMLPGNLTREELVARYAEKSGRDTRGLAFHYVLSLFKVSVIAQQIYSRFKQGLTKDERFAAMITGVRVLSRTAARAIETGAIRP from the coding sequence ATGAGCACGCCGGAGTGGCTGGACCGGACGCGGACGGTGCGTCCCGGGGAGGAGCTGGACGCCGCGTGGCTGGAGAAGTACCTGGCGGAGAAGGTGCCGGGCCTGACGGGGCCACTGGTGGTGGAGCAGTTCCCGGGAGGGCACTCGAACCTCACCTACCTGCTGCGGATGGGCGGGAAGGAGCTGGTGCTGCGCCGGCCGCCCTTCGGAGCCAAGGCGATCAAGGCCGGGCACGACATGGGCCGGGAGTACCGGATCCTCAGCGGGCTGCTGCCGGTGTACCCGAAGGTGCCCCGGCCGCTGGTGTTCCTCGGAGAGAACGAGTCTCCGATGGGAGTGTCCTTCTACGTGATGGAGCGGGTGAGCGGGGTCATCCTCCGCGCGAAACCTCCGAAGGGGCTGGAGCTGACGCCGGAGCTGATGCGGAAGCTCTCGGAGAACTTCGTGGACAACCTGGTCGAGCTGCACGCGGTGGACTGGCGCGCGGCGGGACTGGGGGAGCTCGGGAAGCCGGAGGGGTACCTGGGCCGGCAGGTGGCGGGTTGGACGGAGCGCTACGGCAAGGCGAGGACGGACGACCTCCCCGAGATGGAGCAGGTGGCGAAGTGGCTCGCGGGGAACCTCCCGGCGGAGCTGGCGCCGACGCTGATCCACAACGACTACAAGTACGACAACCTGGTGCTGGATCCGGACCGGCTCCCGAGCATTCGCGCGGTGCTGGACTGGGAGATGGCGACGATCGGCGATCCGTTGTCGGACCTGGGCATGGCGCTGGCGTACTGGGCCGAGGCGTCGGACCCCGAGGAGCGGCGGGCGCTGCCGTTCGGGCCAACGATGCTGCCGGGCAACCTGACGCGCGAGGAGCTGGTGGCGCGCTACGCGGAGAAGAGCGGACGGGACACGCGGGGCCTCGCCTTCCATTACGTGCTGTCACTCTTCAAGGTGTCGGTGATCGCGCAGCAGATCTACTCCCGGTTCAAGCAGGGCCTGACGAAGGACGAGCGCTTCGCGGCGATGATCACGGGAGTGCGGGTGCTCTCACGGACGGCGGCCCGGGCCATCGAGACGGGGGCCATCCGCCCGTGA
- a CDS encoding SPFH domain-containing protein — translation MSIRYMKAPPTTYVMQFKDGRVKREGPGLSFFYWAPTTTVVAVPLASSDVPFAFNEITQDFQAVTLQGQLTYRVADPKLLAGLLDYSVKPSGEYASEDPSKLEERLVQIAQVRARTVVQSMPLREVLVQAATIEAKVLSGLRETEAVRMLGVEVQGFALLSARPTPEMARALEAEAREALQRRADEAIYARRNAAVEQERRIKESEIATELSVEAGKRQIREAQIAADIAVEEQRASFMERWSENERKAAEAKAYSLEKTLAPVRNMDWKVLMAAAGGGNDPKLNIALAFREMAENAGKIGELNVSPDLLRSLLSAPSGNQGRHG, via the coding sequence ATGAGCATCCGGTACATGAAGGCACCTCCGACGACGTACGTCATGCAGTTCAAGGATGGACGGGTGAAGCGGGAGGGACCGGGACTCTCCTTCTTCTACTGGGCGCCCACCACCACCGTGGTCGCCGTGCCGCTCGCCAGCTCGGACGTGCCTTTCGCCTTCAACGAGATCACCCAGGACTTCCAGGCCGTCACCCTCCAGGGACAGCTCACCTACCGCGTCGCGGACCCCAAACTGCTCGCCGGGCTGCTGGACTACTCCGTGAAGCCCTCGGGCGAGTACGCCTCGGAAGACCCCTCGAAGCTGGAGGAGCGGCTCGTCCAGATTGCCCAGGTGCGCGCCCGCACGGTGGTGCAATCCATGCCCCTGCGCGAGGTGCTCGTGCAGGCGGCCACCATCGAGGCCAAGGTGCTCTCGGGGCTGAGGGAAACGGAGGCGGTGCGGATGCTCGGTGTAGAGGTGCAGGGCTTCGCGCTGCTGTCGGCGCGCCCCACCCCGGAGATGGCTCGGGCCCTGGAGGCCGAGGCCCGCGAGGCCCTCCAGCGGCGCGCGGACGAGGCCATCTACGCCCGCCGCAACGCCGCCGTGGAGCAGGAGCGGCGCATCAAGGAGAGCGAGATCGCCACCGAGCTGTCCGTGGAGGCCGGCAAGCGACAGATCCGCGAGGCGCAGATCGCCGCGGACATCGCCGTGGAGGAGCAGCGCGCCTCCTTCATGGAGCGCTGGAGCGAGAACGAGCGCAAGGCCGCCGAGGCCAAGGCCTACTCGCTGGAGAAGACGCTCGCCCCCGTGCGGAACATGGACTGGAAGGTGCTCATGGCGGCGGCCGGCGGCGGGAACGATCCCAAGCTGAACATCGCCCTCGCCTTCCGCGAGATGGCGGAGAACGCGGGGAAGATCGGCGAACTGAACGTATCCCCGGACCTGTTGCGCTCACTGCTCTCGGCTCCGTCCGGCAACCAGGGCCGCCATGGCTGA
- a CDS encoding acyl-CoA dehydrogenase family protein: MTEADLLKEAERLQVLLAEHATKHDRETSFPEEGKLAMKDSPLNTALLDGASWLTFGRAISILARGDASFGTAWLMHQGVAVSLRALVDPAQAAFMEAEFRRGAWFGNALGEPTSGNQFLSPLLQARRVEGGWRLTGAKRFVSGGEGSKYLLTSALCDGQPGFFLIDKDDSIRAEEIWDPMGMRATRSQLLHFQDTLLPESRRLQLDPSQPSAISVGLAWISIGIAEAAMGFAIGYAKERRLPPENKPLAELQWIQFSVADMSTRLEAARSLAMRSAIATDQRAPDAPFLQMQAKMVANEAAIAIATAALEIAGGSGYLKSRPIERYVRDAMSGPLMAWSPAVTRDILGKALLGLLGPMPPAA; encoded by the coding sequence ATGACGGAAGCGGATCTACTGAAGGAAGCGGAGCGGCTCCAGGTGCTGCTGGCCGAGCACGCCACGAAGCACGATCGTGAGACCAGCTTCCCCGAGGAGGGGAAGCTGGCCATGAAGGACTCGCCGCTGAACACGGCGCTCCTGGATGGAGCCTCGTGGCTGACCTTCGGGCGGGCCATCAGCATCCTGGCCCGGGGGGATGCCTCCTTCGGCACGGCCTGGCTGATGCACCAGGGCGTGGCGGTGTCTCTGCGGGCCCTGGTGGATCCAGCGCAGGCGGCCTTCATGGAGGCGGAGTTCCGCCGTGGCGCCTGGTTCGGCAACGCCCTGGGCGAGCCCACCAGCGGCAACCAGTTCCTGTCGCCGCTGCTGCAGGCCCGCCGCGTGGAGGGAGGCTGGCGCCTCACGGGCGCCAAACGCTTCGTCTCCGGCGGCGAGGGCTCGAAGTACCTCCTCACCAGCGCCCTCTGTGACGGGCAGCCCGGCTTCTTCCTCATCGACAAGGATGACTCCATCCGGGCGGAGGAGATCTGGGATCCCATGGGCATGCGGGCCACCCGCAGCCAGCTCCTGCATTTCCAGGACACGCTCCTGCCGGAGTCCCGGAGGCTCCAGCTCGATCCCAGCCAGCCCAGCGCCATCTCCGTGGGGCTGGCGTGGATCTCCATCGGCATCGCCGAGGCGGCGATGGGCTTCGCCATCGGCTACGCGAAGGAGCGCAGGCTTCCCCCGGAGAACAAGCCGCTCGCCGAGCTGCAGTGGATCCAGTTCTCCGTGGCGGACATGAGCACCCGTCTGGAGGCGGCGCGCTCCCTGGCCATGCGCTCGGCCATCGCCACCGACCAGCGCGCTCCGGACGCGCCCTTCCTGCAGATGCAGGCCAAGATGGTGGCCAACGAGGCCGCCATCGCCATCGCCACCGCGGCCCTGGAGATCGCGGGGGGCTCGGGCTACCTGAAGAGCCGCCCCATCGAGCGCTACGTCCGTGACGCCATGAGCGGACCGCTGATGGCCTGGTCCCCCGCCGTCACGCGCGACATCCTCGGCAAGGCGCTCCTGGGGCTGCTGGGGCCCATGCCTCCAGCAGCCTGA
- a CDS encoding alpha/beta hydrolase, with amino-acid sequence MDRLLRGAKRMLLLVLVTVVIAYVSICVLVFLNQRHIVFPVPPGAREPSLPGATLLRLPGPEGSTVFALYVPAPAGAPTVVHFHGNGEQLADGAWLAQRFQEAGLGFYAVEYPGYGLAAARGPSETGIYAAAETALEHLHQQLDVPRERTVLQGQSLGSGVAVEMAKRGHGSRLVLITPYTSIVDMGARIFSWLPASLLVRDPFDSAAKAPGLKLPVLIVHGTRDEVIPVDMGQTLGTLFPNATVRLLEGKRHNDVLDQPATLQELVRFAREGT; translated from the coding sequence ATGGATCGTCTCCTCCGAGGCGCGAAGCGGATGCTGCTCCTGGTATTGGTCACGGTGGTCATCGCGTATGTGAGCATCTGCGTGCTGGTGTTCCTCAACCAGCGGCACATCGTGTTCCCGGTACCTCCAGGGGCTCGTGAGCCCTCGCTGCCCGGAGCCACGCTCCTGCGCCTCCCAGGACCCGAGGGCTCGACGGTCTTCGCGCTGTACGTGCCCGCGCCGGCAGGGGCACCGACCGTGGTGCACTTCCACGGCAATGGCGAGCAGCTCGCGGACGGAGCGTGGCTGGCGCAGCGCTTCCAGGAGGCGGGACTCGGCTTCTATGCGGTGGAGTATCCGGGCTACGGGCTCGCGGCGGCGCGGGGACCCTCCGAGACCGGCATCTACGCGGCGGCGGAGACCGCGCTGGAGCATCTGCACCAGCAGTTGGACGTGCCTCGCGAGCGCACCGTGCTGCAGGGACAGTCACTCGGCTCAGGGGTGGCGGTCGAGATGGCGAAGCGGGGCCACGGCTCGCGGCTGGTGCTCATCACGCCCTACACCTCCATCGTGGACATGGGGGCCAGGATCTTCTCGTGGTTGCCCGCGAGCCTGCTCGTGAGGGATCCGTTCGACAGCGCGGCCAAGGCCCCCGGCTTGAAGCTGCCGGTGCTCATCGTCCACGGGACGCGGGATGAGGTCATCCCCGTGGACATGGGACAGACGCTGGGCACCCTGTTCCCGAACGCCACCGTGCGCCTTCTCGAGGGAAAGCGTCACAATGATGTGCTCGATCAGCCGGCCACTCTTCAAGAGCTGGTGCGGTTCGCACGAGAGGGCACGTAG
- a CDS encoding DUF3142 domain-containing protein, with translation MSSIRRCTWKWLGVWLFALGLACSRGDSRQPQALVHESYVWQRDWSPELGQAVAEVPSELGALRVLARERSGSARTPVDISVDVQALARSGREVVAVMRVDGTAPLEGISLQEVATHARAWRAKGVRVRGIELDHDCATAALPAYADWLAHERAALGDLALSLTALPTWSTSPALARLVSIPDGIVLQVHAVRAPTLFTPEEARSFTEAWSRATGRPFHVALPTYRVRLRDGTPLSAEPREVARFLAGLRERPVEGVTGIVWFRLGHRGDPEAWSPSTLSAVVRGESLDPRFLPRLVDVGGGTLDIVIENTGRVDAPAPARLTLSGNLEVLDGVGGYAPRGTSLVARTPPRLRAGERRVIGFVRGSEVAIAAP, from the coding sequence GTGTCCTCGATACGGCGATGCACCTGGAAGTGGCTGGGCGTTTGGCTCTTCGCGCTCGGCCTCGCGTGCTCGCGGGGAGACTCGCGACAACCCCAGGCGCTCGTCCACGAGTCCTATGTCTGGCAGCGCGACTGGAGCCCGGAGCTGGGACAGGCCGTCGCGGAAGTCCCCTCGGAGCTGGGAGCCCTCCGGGTGCTGGCTCGCGAGCGCTCCGGGTCCGCACGCACGCCGGTGGACATCTCGGTGGATGTGCAGGCCCTGGCTCGCAGTGGCCGCGAGGTGGTGGCGGTGATGCGCGTGGATGGCACGGCGCCGCTCGAGGGCATCTCGCTCCAGGAGGTCGCCACCCACGCACGGGCCTGGCGGGCGAAGGGGGTCCGCGTCCGGGGCATCGAGCTGGATCATGACTGCGCCACCGCCGCACTGCCCGCCTACGCGGACTGGCTCGCGCACGAGCGGGCGGCACTCGGAGACCTGGCGCTCTCCCTCACGGCGCTGCCCACGTGGAGCACCTCGCCAGCACTCGCCCGGCTGGTCTCCATTCCCGATGGCATCGTCCTCCAGGTGCACGCCGTGCGTGCCCCCACGCTCTTCACCCCCGAGGAGGCCCGGAGCTTCACCGAGGCCTGGTCCCGGGCCACTGGCCGCCCCTTCCATGTCGCGCTTCCCACCTACCGTGTGCGGCTGCGCGATGGGACGCCCCTGTCCGCGGAGCCTCGCGAGGTGGCCCGCTTCCTCGCCGGGCTGCGCGAGCGCCCCGTGGAGGGAGTCACGGGCATCGTCTGGTTCCGGCTCGGCCACCGGGGCGATCCGGAGGCGTGGAGCCCGTCCACCCTCTCGGCGGTGGTGCGCGGTGAATCGCTCGACCCGCGGTTCCTCCCGCGCCTGGTGGACGTGGGCGGAGGCACGCTGGACATCGTCATCGAGAACACCGGCCGCGTGGACGCTCCTGCCCCCGCGCGCCTCACCCTTTCTGGAAATCTAGAGGTCCTCGATGGCGTGGGCGGCTACGCCCCGCGGGGGACCTCACTCGTGGCGCGCACGCCTCCCCGGCTGCGCGCCGGCGAGCGCCGTGTCATCGGCTTCGTCCGGGGATCCGAGGTGGCCATTGCTGCTCCGTAG
- a CDS encoding DUF2019 domain-containing protein has translation MSIEKLVDDFAEHVAAQTDAIFRGDSRTGNRHAKRYVAAFEKLRSHGDAGREALTTLFTHPRMDVRVAAAAHLLRYRTAEARAVLQEIAKGEGLAAFEASESLKRWDEGSWALDPE, from the coding sequence GTGAGTATCGAGAAGCTGGTTGATGACTTCGCCGAGCACGTTGCAGCGCAGACCGATGCCATTTTCCGGGGGGACTCTCGAACAGGTAATAGGCACGCGAAGCGTTATGTTGCTGCCTTCGAGAAGTTGAGAAGTCACGGTGATGCAGGGCGGGAAGCGCTCACCACCTTGTTCACGCATCCTCGCATGGACGTGCGGGTCGCTGCTGCCGCGCATCTGTTGCGTTATCGAACGGCGGAGGCCAGGGCTGTTCTGCAAGAAATAGCAAAAGGGGAAGGGCTGGCAGCCTTCGAGGCATCAGAATCCCTAAAGCGGTGGGATGAGGGTTCCTGGGCCCTGGATCCTGAATAG
- a CDS encoding error-prone DNA polymerase, whose product MASVYAELVCRSNFSFLRGASHPEELIQAAAERGLSAVALADGDGLYGAVKAHLAAREAGIKYLIASELTLMDGPRVVVYAQDARGYANLSRLISKSRMLHPKGEAGLPWRELAEGNEGLLALLPYPVAAEQVGPLAESFRERFYVGMCRTLSSGDEARVAKAKALAKTLGVPLCAHNDVHTHQRSRQPLQDVLTAIRYKTTLGQLGTRRLPNAERTLKGPEEMARLFADCPEALERTVELASRCNATLDGLRYHFSEEDLPPGQTTSTWLRELTYRGLQVRYPGGVPPEVVKQIEHELKLIAALDFAGYFLAIWDIVRFARSKGILCQGRGSAANSAVCYALGVTAIDPVRMGLLFERFLSMERKEPPDIDVDFEHERREEVLQYVYEKHGRHRAGMVCEVICYRGRLALREVGKALGLSLDQVDRLAKVAGAHGEMSLELLKEVGLSEDDRRVRQTLALAQEIESFPRHLSIHVGGFVITREPLVEMIPVENAAMKGRTVVQWEKDDLEAVGVLKVDLLGLGMLTALAKCLALIKEHHGRELSLATIPAEDPKVYDMLCNADSIGVFQIESRAQMNMLPRLKPRCFYDLVVEIALIRPGPIVGDMVHPYLRRREGKEPVEYPSEDVRRILQKTLGVPLFQEQAMKLAMAVAGFTPAEADGLRRALSHKRAEERLGPFHQRFVEGGVARGYTPEYVDTLFRQFRGFAHYGFPESHSASFALLAYASSWLKCHYPAAFTAALLNSQPMGFYAPHTLVADAQRHGVKVLGVDVNHSGWDCTMEEGGALRLGMRMIRGLQEAAGRRVEAGRQGGRYASVGDLARRTRAPRHELARLALSGALGSISGSRRDALWEIQALGPLEENDLFFGMAMDGTQVELPQMNVAERVSKDFETVGVSLEKHPLELLRPALRKRGAVTAAGLERVRAGARVAVGGMLITRQMPPTAKGFCFLSLEDETGIANLVVAPDAYARFRKDIHGALFLVGQGILEKTGKVLNVKVQHLEPLAQGIPG is encoded by the coding sequence GTGGCGAGCGTGTACGCCGAGCTGGTCTGCCGGTCGAACTTCTCGTTTCTGCGCGGGGCTTCGCACCCCGAGGAACTGATCCAGGCAGCGGCCGAGCGGGGACTGTCCGCGGTGGCGCTGGCGGACGGAGACGGCCTGTACGGAGCCGTGAAGGCCCACCTCGCGGCGAGGGAAGCGGGGATCAAGTACCTGATCGCCAGCGAGCTGACGCTGATGGATGGCCCGCGGGTGGTGGTGTACGCGCAGGACGCGAGGGGCTACGCGAACCTGAGCCGGCTGATCTCGAAGAGCCGGATGCTGCACCCCAAGGGGGAAGCGGGCCTGCCGTGGCGCGAGCTGGCGGAGGGCAACGAGGGGCTGCTGGCGCTGTTGCCGTACCCGGTGGCGGCGGAGCAGGTGGGGCCGCTGGCGGAGTCCTTCCGGGAGCGCTTCTACGTGGGCATGTGCCGCACGCTGTCCTCGGGAGACGAGGCGCGGGTGGCGAAGGCGAAGGCGCTGGCGAAGACGCTCGGGGTGCCGCTGTGCGCGCACAACGACGTGCACACGCATCAGCGGAGCCGCCAGCCGTTGCAGGATGTGCTCACGGCCATCCGGTACAAGACGACGCTGGGGCAGCTCGGGACGAGGCGGCTGCCCAACGCGGAGCGGACGCTGAAGGGGCCGGAGGAGATGGCGCGGCTGTTCGCGGACTGCCCGGAGGCGCTGGAGCGCACGGTGGAGCTGGCGAGCCGCTGCAATGCGACGCTGGACGGGCTGCGCTACCACTTCTCGGAGGAGGATCTGCCACCGGGACAAACGACGTCGACGTGGCTGCGCGAGCTGACGTACCGGGGGCTGCAGGTGCGTTACCCGGGAGGCGTGCCGCCCGAGGTGGTGAAGCAGATCGAGCACGAGCTGAAGCTGATCGCGGCCCTGGACTTCGCGGGGTACTTCCTGGCGATCTGGGACATCGTCCGGTTCGCGCGCTCGAAGGGGATTCTGTGCCAGGGGCGGGGGAGCGCGGCGAACTCGGCGGTGTGCTACGCGCTGGGCGTGACGGCGATCGATCCGGTGCGGATGGGGCTGCTCTTCGAGCGCTTCCTGAGCATGGAGCGCAAGGAGCCGCCGGACATCGACGTGGACTTCGAGCACGAGCGGCGCGAGGAGGTGCTGCAGTACGTGTACGAGAAGCACGGCCGGCACCGGGCGGGGATGGTGTGCGAGGTCATCTGCTACCGGGGGAGGCTGGCGCTGCGCGAGGTGGGCAAGGCGCTCGGGCTGTCGCTGGACCAGGTGGATCGGCTGGCGAAGGTGGCGGGAGCCCACGGCGAGATGTCGCTGGAGCTGCTGAAGGAGGTGGGGCTGTCGGAGGATGACCGGCGAGTGAGGCAGACGCTCGCGCTGGCGCAGGAGATCGAGAGCTTCCCGAGACACCTGTCCATCCACGTGGGCGGGTTCGTGATCACACGCGAGCCGCTGGTGGAGATGATCCCCGTGGAAAACGCGGCGATGAAGGGCCGCACGGTGGTGCAGTGGGAGAAGGACGACCTGGAGGCGGTGGGCGTCCTGAAGGTGGACCTGCTGGGGCTCGGGATGCTGACGGCGCTGGCGAAGTGCCTGGCGCTGATCAAGGAGCACCACGGGCGCGAGCTGTCGCTGGCCACGATTCCGGCGGAGGACCCGAAGGTCTACGACATGCTGTGCAACGCGGACTCGATCGGGGTGTTCCAGATCGAGAGCCGGGCGCAGATGAACATGCTGCCGAGGCTGAAGCCGCGGTGCTTCTACGATCTGGTGGTGGAGATCGCGCTGATCCGGCCGGGGCCCATCGTCGGGGACATGGTGCACCCGTATCTGCGGAGGCGGGAGGGGAAGGAGCCGGTGGAGTACCCGTCGGAGGACGTGCGGCGGATTCTGCAGAAGACGCTGGGGGTGCCGCTCTTCCAGGAGCAGGCGATGAAGCTGGCGATGGCAGTGGCGGGCTTCACGCCAGCGGAGGCGGACGGACTGAGACGGGCGCTGTCACACAAGCGGGCGGAGGAGCGGCTGGGACCGTTCCACCAGCGCTTCGTGGAGGGCGGCGTGGCGCGGGGGTACACGCCCGAGTACGTGGACACGCTGTTCCGCCAGTTCCGCGGGTTCGCGCACTACGGCTTCCCGGAGAGCCACTCGGCGAGCTTCGCGCTGCTGGCGTACGCGTCGTCATGGCTGAAGTGCCACTACCCGGCGGCCTTCACGGCGGCGCTGCTGAACTCGCAGCCGATGGGCTTCTACGCGCCGCACACGCTGGTGGCGGACGCGCAGCGGCACGGCGTGAAGGTGTTGGGCGTGGACGTGAACCACTCGGGGTGGGACTGCACGATGGAGGAGGGCGGGGCGCTGCGGCTGGGGATGCGGATGATACGAGGGCTCCAGGAGGCAGCGGGGCGGCGGGTGGAGGCGGGGAGACAGGGAGGGCGCTACGCGAGCGTGGGCGACCTGGCGAGGCGGACGCGGGCGCCCCGGCACGAGCTGGCGAGGCTGGCGCTGTCGGGAGCGCTGGGGAGCATCAGCGGCTCGCGGCGGGATGCGCTGTGGGAGATCCAGGCGCTGGGCCCGCTGGAGGAGAATGACCTGTTCTTCGGGATGGCGATGGACGGGACGCAGGTGGAACTGCCGCAGATGAACGTGGCGGAGCGGGTGAGCAAGGACTTCGAGACGGTGGGGGTTTCGCTGGAGAAGCACCCGCTGGAGCTGTTGAGACCGGCGTTGCGCAAGCGGGGCGCGGTGACGGCGGCGGGACTGGAGCGGGTGCGAGCGGGGGCTCGAGTGGCGGTGGGCGGGATGCTCATCACCCGGCAGATGCCGCCAACGGCGAAGGGGTTCTGCTTCCTATCGCTCGAGGACGAGACGGGAATCGCGAACCTGGTGGTGGCACCGGACGCGTACGCGCGGTTCCGCAAGGACATCCACGGCGCACTGTTCCTGGTGGGGCAGGGGATACTCGAGAAGACAGGGAAGGTGCTGAACGTGAAGGTGCAGCACCTGGAGCCGCTCGCCCAGGGCATTCCGGGCTGA
- a CDS encoding NAD(+) kinase: protein MAEYEKIVLVTRKTRLAELVERFNTRSQACFYLEHAGQDFEDYAREDDTYRRSLDALHKLLELGLPVQQVDRSLVPTFLFTGKELVVTVGQDGLVANVAKYVGSQPIVGVNPDPERIDGVLLPFGVDKARVAVRHVLESQARFREVTLAEVVLSDGQRLLGFNDLFLGARTHVSARYTLHYEHRAESQSSSGIIVSTGAGSSGWLSSVFTLAQGLTAATGGQPGQPWRLTWEDPRLAFVVREPFISRHSAASVVAGFVSAQQELEVESRMPSGGVIFSDGVEEDFLAFNAGTTARVRPAAQRARLVVH from the coding sequence ATGGCTGAGTACGAGAAGATCGTCCTCGTCACCCGCAAGACGCGGCTCGCCGAGCTGGTGGAGCGATTCAACACGCGCTCGCAGGCTTGCTTCTATCTGGAGCACGCCGGCCAGGACTTCGAGGACTACGCGCGGGAGGATGACACCTACCGCCGCTCGCTCGATGCGCTGCACAAGCTGCTGGAGCTCGGCCTGCCGGTGCAGCAGGTGGACCGCTCGCTGGTGCCCACCTTCCTCTTCACCGGCAAGGAGCTGGTGGTGACGGTGGGCCAGGACGGCCTGGTGGCCAACGTGGCCAAGTACGTGGGCTCGCAGCCCATCGTCGGCGTCAACCCGGACCCCGAGCGCATCGACGGCGTGCTGCTGCCCTTCGGCGTCGACAAGGCCCGGGTGGCGGTGCGCCACGTGCTGGAGTCGCAGGCCCGCTTCCGCGAGGTGACACTCGCCGAGGTCGTACTGAGCGATGGCCAGCGGCTGCTCGGGTTCAACGACTTGTTCCTCGGGGCGCGCACCCACGTCTCCGCCCGCTACACCCTGCACTACGAGCACCGCGCCGAGTCCCAATCCTCCAGCGGCATCATCGTCTCCACGGGCGCGGGCTCGAGTGGCTGGCTGTCCTCGGTGTTCACGCTCGCCCAGGGACTCACAGCGGCAACGGGAGGACAGCCGGGCCAACCATGGCGGCTCACCTGGGAGGACCCACGGCTGGCCTTCGTGGTGCGAGAGCCCTTCATCAGCCGGCACTCAGCAGCCAGTGTGGTGGCTGGGTTCGTTAGCGCGCAGCAGGAACTGGAGGTGGAGTCGCGGATGCCCTCGGGGGGCGTCATCTTCAGCGATGGGGTGGAGGAGGACTTCTTGGCCTTTAACGCTGGCACCACAGCCCGCGTGCGCCCGGCTGCCCAGCGCGCCCGGCTCGTTGTCCACTGA
- a CDS encoding histidine phosphatase family protein → MGVLTLVRHGQTSGEWYDRDRLSELGMRQAARLGEVWAASEHAFEAVYVGPARRHQQTCEAVRAAYLARGLRFPEPVVLPELDEYSAEPLFRVLLPKLAERNEQVRELMESGALEGPDGARRLFRLLDPLGRAWARGELEDPGVEPWSTFVSRVEAGLRKMMQQPGRKAELVAFTSAGPMAVATGLSLGASAEKVFALSLMVWNTACTDFLFSGERLSLRSFNGTPHLLEPELQTMR, encoded by the coding sequence ATGGGAGTGTTGACCCTGGTGCGGCACGGGCAGACGTCCGGCGAGTGGTACGACCGGGACCGGCTGTCCGAGCTGGGGATGCGTCAAGCGGCGCGGCTGGGTGAGGTGTGGGCGGCGTCGGAGCACGCGTTCGAGGCGGTGTACGTGGGGCCGGCGCGGCGCCACCAGCAGACGTGCGAGGCGGTGAGGGCGGCGTACCTGGCCCGGGGGCTGAGGTTCCCCGAGCCGGTGGTGCTGCCGGAACTGGACGAGTACTCGGCGGAGCCACTGTTCCGGGTGCTGCTGCCGAAGCTGGCGGAGCGGAACGAGCAGGTGCGCGAGCTGATGGAGTCGGGCGCGCTGGAGGGGCCGGACGGAGCGCGGCGGCTGTTCCGGCTGTTGGATCCGCTGGGCCGGGCATGGGCGCGGGGCGAGCTGGAAGACCCGGGGGTGGAGCCCTGGAGCACGTTCGTGTCGCGGGTGGAAGCGGGGCTGCGCAAGATGATGCAGCAGCCGGGGAGGAAGGCGGAGCTGGTGGCGTTCACGTCGGCGGGGCCGATGGCGGTGGCCACGGGGCTGTCGCTGGGGGCGAGCGCGGAGAAGGTCTTCGCTCTGAGCCTCATGGTGTGGAACACGGCCTGTACGGACTTCCTCTTCTCGGGAGAGCGCCTGTCGCTGCGGAGCTTCAACGGGACGCCACACCTGCTGGAGCCCGAGCTCCAGACGATGCGCTGA